The Primulina tabacum isolate GXHZ01 chromosome 1, ASM2559414v2, whole genome shotgun sequence genome contains the following window.
tctatccaccacgtgtgtctaggcactgaagttaaattaacctcagaacaaaccatattcagaagcatacctttcttagcacgccaagcgtgataattactgcactgcttcttcatatgcccatcactgccacagaaaaaacaaccagaactttgagaatcactaggattcttctgttgtttcttcggatgctgtgtatccgcagcttccttatcctttcgtttcttcCTTTATCCTTCGAGGTAGAGGCATAATGAGCACTTTCTGTCTTGTCTTGCTTCAATCTTTCCTCTTCCTGGACACAGTGCGAGATGAGCTCATTCAGAGACCAAGTCTCTTTCTGACAGTTATAGCTCACCTTGAACTGGTTAAACTGAGGAGGAAGAGATATCAAAACCAGATGCACCAGCAAGTCCTCAGAGAGGTCAAGCTTCAGTGCTTTCAACCTTGAAGCAAGATGAGACATTTCCATAATGTACTCCCTGATGTTGCCCTTACCCCTGTACCTCATTGAAACGAGGCTTGCCAAAAGTGTACCAATTTCAGACTTTTCACTTTTAGCAAACCTCTTTTCGAGGTCTTGAAGAAAAGCCTTAGCCGTAGCAATGTCGCTAGACATTGTGCCCCTGAATGTTTCTGGAATGGCcctcttcatgatcatcatacACATGCGATTCAATCTCTCCCACCTTTCAAAATCCCTCTTTTCATCAGAGGTACTCTTATCCGTAATGGTGGGAGGAGAGTCAACCCTTATCGCAAGGTCCAAATCCATGACTCCGAGAactatcaataaattctcttgcCACGATTTAAAATTCGAGCCATTTAGCATAGGAATAGAATTtatgttggaatgaatatttgtaggagtcaaatctgaacagagaacaaaaaaacaaaacatacatgctcaaccaaatatccaaataaaataatcaataaattcaaataatgtaaacccccataaacagaatatcgagcactccattaatgtttcatctttGGACAAAAGATTAACTTGTAAGTAATATCCTGGCGCAGCAATTAAACACTGATAGTAACTATCATCTCAAATAAcaaccttcctttgggccgatttattattcacatgaaaaaccgaacaactatcacatgtttaccaccacaattgcatatgtgattatattaaatattaaccttccTTTGTGCCGatcaatattcatataaat
Protein-coding sequences here:
- the LOC142505098 gene encoding uncharacterized protein LOC142505098, translating into MDLDLAIRVDSPPTITDKSTSDEKRDFERWERLNRMCMMIMKRAIPETFRGTMSSDIATAKAFLQDLEKRFAKSEKSEIGTLLASLVSMRYRGKGNIREYIMEMSHLASRLKALKLDLSEDLLVHLVLISLPPQFNQFKIKSVRSDRGGEYYGRYDGSGEQRPGPFARFLEE